A single genomic interval of Megalobrama amblycephala isolate DHTTF-2021 linkage group LG17, ASM1881202v1, whole genome shotgun sequence harbors:
- the LOC125250035 gene encoding LOW QUALITY PROTEIN: exosome complex component RRP41-like (The sequence of the model RefSeq protein was modified relative to this genomic sequence to represent the inferred CDS: deleted 1 base in 1 codon), translating into MAGLELLSDQGYRLDGRKAPELRKVQARMSVFAQADGSAYLEQGNTKALAVVYGPHETRGSRSKSLHDRAVINCQYSMATFSTAERKRRPHGDRKSSEMSLHLKQTFEAAVLTELYPRSQIDIYVKILQADGGNYSACVNAATLALVDAGIPMRDYVCACTAGFVEDTALADLCHAEESGGGTSLALALLPRSGNIALLQMDARLHQDHLSALMEAAMTACKGLSKVLDGVVRQHLEEVSVLTSE; encoded by the exons ATGGCGGGACtggagctgctgtcagatcaGGGATACCGACTCGATGGACGGAAAGCCCCCGAGCTGCGGAAGGTGCAGGCCCGCATGAGTGTGTTCGCGCAGGCCGACGGGTCCGCGTACCTGGAGCAGGGCAACACCAAAGCTCTGGCGGTGGTGTACGGGCCACACGAG ACCCGAGGCTCTCGCAGTAAGTCGTTGCACGATCGTGCGGTCATTAACTGTCAGTACAGCATGGCCACGTTCAGCACCGCCGAGAGGAAGAGACGTCCACACGGCGACCGTAAGTCCAGCGAGATGAGCCTTCATCTGAAGCAGACCTTTGAAGCGGCAGTGCTGACGGAGCTCTACCCGCGCTCACAGATCGACATCTACGTCAAG ATTCTGCAGGCGGACGGTGGGAACTACAGCGCGTGTGTCAATGCTGCGACTCTGGCTCTGGTGGACGCTGGGATCCCCATGCGGGATTATGTGTGCGCCTGCACCGCTGGCTTTGTGGAGGACACAGCGCTGGCTGATCTGTGTCACGCGGAGGAGAGCGGAGGCGGCACGTCACTGGCGCTGGCACTGTTGCCCCGCAGCGGGAACATCGCCCTGCTGCAGATGGACGCCCGGCTCCACCAGGACCACCTGAGCGCGTTAATGGAGGCGGCCATGACGGCGTGTAAAGGTCTGAGTAAAGTGCTGGAC GGTGTTGTGCGTCAGCACCTGGAGGAGGTTTCAGTTCTTACCAGCGAATGA